The window AGATTCTTCAAAATAGTTTCACTGCACTAAAAATGCTCTGTGCTCCACCTATTCACCTCGTCTCCAAACCCTCTgggaaccactgatctttttattgTCTGTAGTTTTACCTTTTCCACAATGTCATATAGTTGGTATCATACAGTCTGTTTCCTTTGCAGACTGGCTGCCTTCATTTAATGGTAGGCATTGAAAGttattccatgtgtttttagTGGCTTCagacctcatttctttttattgctgaatagtattccattatatatttgTGCAGTTTGTTTATCAATTCAACTACATCTAATCATCTATattggttgcttccaatttgggGCAATTATAAAAAAACAACCTTCTATAAACACTCCTGTGCAGGTTTCTTAGTGAACAtaattttcaattcctttgggcaAATACCAAGGAGtatgattgctgggtcatgtggtaagtctgtattttcctttgcagaaactgccaaactgtcttacaaagtggctgtaccattttgcatcccCACCAGCCATGAATAAGAGTTTCTGACACCCagcattctctccagcatttggtgttgtagCTGTTTTAGATTTCACTCATACTAAAGGTGTAGAGTGGACTTTGTTTCTTTTGCAATTTCCTAATGCTATAGGACCCTGGGCATCTTTTCTTATGCTTATTTCTCATCCATACACTTTCTTTGTTGAAGTGTCTATTTAGTTCTTTGGCCCTTTTTCTGTGttgttttattattgagtttaagggttatttgtatattttggtATTTCCAGCTCTTTATACCTCATTTTCTAAGTATCTCAGCAAAGACAAGCGTCCCATTTGGCAAGAATCTGCCACTGGAAATATGTCATAAAAAGCACCATGCAGGCAATCCTGGGGAGGCAGAGCCTTACCTGATGTGCCCTCTGGTTTCAGGGTTCCGGGCGTGGGCTGGCATGCTCTTTGTGGACCACTATCACACCAACCCTGCACTTGTCAGCTTCTGTCACATCCTAATGACAGGCCACAGGGAGAGGAAGCTGCAGGAGGCTGTCAAATTCCAGTTCCAAAGTCAAGCAGCAGGTAATTTTTCATGTTTGGTTCTACAGTGGGGTTGGACAGCAGGGAATAAACACCTTAAGGCCTCACTGGGACCCCTGAGATGCCCCAGGTATCACCAACCCTGTCCTCCTGCTCCCCACTTGTGCCTGAGAGCCCCACAACCCATGAGCTAAGAGCAGTGGCTCCCAGTCAGCCTGGCTGTGGGACCCTCTCAGGCCACGGGCCCTTGGCCTGCCCACTGGGCTGCGTCCTCACTCTGCTGGCTGAGCCTCCATCCTGAATCCTGAGTCCCCAGAGCCATCTCAGCCTCAGGCCAGAGGCCCTCCTAGATGGAGCTCAGCACAAGCTGTCCAGGGCAccccctcctgcctcctcccaGTGCCCACTCCCAGCCTCCACCCCCAACCTAGGTGCCACCTTCTGCTGGAAAGCCCACCTGTTAGCCTGGCTCACCAGCCTGGACTGTCTCATCACTGTCCCCACACACTCAGATGCCCAGCTCTGTGGGACCGCCTCACATCCCTCCAGTCCCCCTGGTTCCCAGAAGTTCCTGTCCATGTCATCCTGACACACCTCGGCTCCCCGGGCATCTCCTCTACCGCCTGCGTAAAGGGCAGAGGCCTGCACCCTGACCCGGTCCCCCTGCACTGATCCATCCTAGGGCCCCGTGTCTCAGCGAGGTCCAGGACGCGGTGGCTTCTGCTACAGACCCTCATGAACAACCCCACACTCGTCACGCTCAGAAAGTCCAAGGAAGGGCACGGCACCCGACAGTTTCCCCAGATGCTGCTGACGAGCTCGGAGAGCTGACATTGGCTCTGACCTCTGCTACAAGTCCAGGCCAGCTGTCTGCCTGGGGAGAAGGGCCAGGCTAAAGGTCAGGTCTCCCTGCCATATGAGGGGACGGCACCAGCTCTGGCCATGTAGGTGGCACTGAGTCGCTCAGGTGACAGCTCACCTGGTGGAGTGTCAGGATGATTTCACTctcttgggggaaaaaataaaaaattaatagaaaattctTTTGAATGAAGTTTACCAATAATGACTGCATTCTCCAGCTGAGAAAGCAGCCTTGGggacttaaatgtaaagaagCACTTAAATTGGCTACAAAGCAGAACTTTCGGTCGGTGAAGAAGGTGGTAAAATGTCAATACCAGGAGAGCCCAACTGCTAGACCAGATTTCCCCCTAGAGCTAAGTGTGGCCTTTAATCCAACCTTGAAGTCCCTTTTAAATTCTCCAGGCTGGTGGGAGAGAAGATATGTGATCCCGGCCGCCCACCTGAGCCCCCTCCCCCCATGGCCAGTGGTCAGGCACACCTGGGTGCGGGCCCAAGGCGGACGCACGGGGCTGCGCTGATGAGGGCGGGCTCCCAGCAGAGCAGCCTGGCAGAGAGCAGCCGAGGTGGGGTGGGCAGCATCCAGCTGGGGGCTACAGGAGCAAAGTGATGGGCATGGGCGAGCCCAGGGCACCTTGAGGAATGGCAGCCATTTGGCgtgggctgtggggtggggtggggagcccaGGTGCCGCTGTGAGGCCGGGACGCTGCCCTCTGCGGAGAGAGCCCAGTACTTACCCATCCTGCTCCCCCGAGCATAACGTCCCTGGTGGCCCCGGTCCTGTTCAACGTCTGACCATTTAAAGTCACTCGGGAAGCCTGTGCAGGGGCCGGGGAACCACCAGCATAGAGGTGAGGCTCTGCCCACCTCAGGTGCCCAGGAGCCTCTGAAATTCCTGCGCTGTTGCTGAGCACTGACTAAACCAGTCCTGCTGCTCACCTGCGTCACGCTGCTTGCATaagttgagaaaactgagattcagagtgTTCCAATCCCTCCTCCACCACTTTTAGCTGTGTGACCATGGCTgagttacttaaactctctgttCTTCTGTTCCATTATTTATAAAAAGGGGGCAATACTTCCTAGTTCCCAAATTGTTTTGAAGATAAAATACATTAACACGTACCAGCACTCTTAAGCTATGCCTGGCATACCTTCAACTCCCAGTATATAGCAGTTACCGGCATTTGTAAAGCTGTATTTTGTGATGACTTGCTCAGTGTCTGCCTGTCCCTTTCTAAGCTATCAGCTCCGTGCAGAGGGGCTCTCAGGTTCTGCGCTTCATCTCCAGGCTGTGACATGGTAGGCCTGGAAGGAGTAAAGCAATGAGGGAATGATGAACGATGCACTGAGCCATACATTCACTTAGCGAAACCAATCCTGGACTCACGGCCAAACAGCCCCTAGGCAGAAGATTGGGAGTTCTGGGTTCTGGTCCCAGCTGTGCCGCTaacttggcctcagtttccctaagtGAGAACTCGTGCTGCCGCTGCCACCGAGGCCCTGAATCGCTCCTGGTCAGGGCTGAGCGTGTACCTGCTACTGCGCAAagaccccgccccgccccagcaCGTTGCAGAGACCTCACTCCGAGCTCTGTGTGTGCGAACTCTCTTGTACGGGGATGATGTATTTGACCCTAATCAGTCAGAACAGACACAGGCCCTAGAGGTGGCTCAGAGGGACGTCAAAGAGAAACTTGCTCCAGACAATGGGCAACAAAGAAGGATGACACTATTCAGAGCTCCCGTGGGAGGGAAGAGAGAGCAAAATCGAGTCCGGAAGGCACAGGACAGCCTtgtcagggtgggggtgggggggggaatcacggggagagaggagggggaggcCGAGGCACAGGTGAGGGCTGGACTGAGGACCACGTGTTTTCCGCCATAGTGATCAGGCTGCCTGGAGTTCCAGAAAGGCTAGAGGAGGGGAAGCGGGGAGAAGGGCTCCCTACTTAGGCGTCGCTCAGCGCCTGGGGAGCCTGAAGGCCTGAGtgaggggagcagggagggaaggGCGGGAGACAGTTTGATATATACAAATATCACAGTCTGAGAGAgtcttatttcctttgttttcctgCATGCTGAGTTGTTTTCATCTGCAGCCCCATAGCTGCTAGGTAGGTTTCAAGGGAGTCAGGATAGGGCTGGGATAGGCAGGGCTGGCAACTtggttaagagaaagaaaacaaagtggtGTCCACGGTCCCAAGGCCCCCTCCTGCATGAAGCATTAACTTTAGATTAATGCTCACAGGGTGGTCCAGAGTTATCAAAGAAAGGGCCAAGGGGTCTTGGGTAGACTTGGGGGACTCAGCGCAGTGGCTGTGTAACAACCCGTGCCCTGGTACCTAAACACGTTCACAGCCCTGCCGTTGTACAAtttcctgcaaaaacattttttcttaccTGTAGCAGGTTCACTGTACCAAGCAGCTTGCAGAAATGCTCAGGGTAAAGAGACAAACCTCTCTGAGCTCCGCAAATAATACATGAGGGGAAATGCTACTCCCCATGAGTCCAGCTGGGGGTGGGTGACCAGACTTGGTCAAGGGGAAGGGCCAGAGCCAGGGACACAGCTACTCACCTGACCCCCGATTCCTCTAGTCCCTGAATGCACCTGCTGCCTCTTCTGTGCCCTCTTGGGGCTCATCTCCAGGGTGGAAAACCTGGAGGTCCCTTCCTGACAGAGTTGAAGACAGGACAAGGTCTGTGAAACCCTCGGCCCCTCACCCACTGTCCCTGGAGCCTTGGACACCTGCTCGAGTGGGGGTGGAAATGCAGCTGCCACCACCAGTGTCCCCAGTCTCCCCGGAGTGTGACCCGGGGCAAGGGGCTTGGCCTCCCCGAGCCTGTCTGCTCATCTGCCATGTGTGAACAAGGACTAGACACACTTAATCAAGTGTCTAGAGGACTCGCTACGGTTCTCACTGTGGCCCTCTCCACCACGGAGCCACAGGAAGTCCGGCCACGTTCTTTTCCTCCCTTGAACCTCGCCGCCTCGCCGTGAGGTCACCCCTCCATTCAGATGGGGTCACAGGCCCAAGAGGGGTGGTGACTTGTCCCAGGTCACACAGGGAGTCCAAGGAAAGTCTGCTTCCTCCCAGAGGGATCCTGGTCTGAGCGGACATCACTAACTGGGGCGCAGGTCTCCCGGCTCACCAGGGCACGTCAGGGCCATGTGCCGGCCGAActgtggagggagaggagggctgacTCTGGAGATTAGTTGGACAGCCCCTGCCTTCCCTGCCCACTGAAGTCACAGGCCCCGAAGTCTGCCCGAGATCACACCAAAGGCTTCCGGCCTCCCCGAGTGTCCTTGCAGCACGTCACGTCTGCACAAAAGTCTGTGTCTACTCAGGAATGGGTCTCCCAAGGTGTCAGGTCTGATGGCCCAGGTAGGGTGAGGGCTGCTTGCAGTTCTGGGCACTGaagttttgcttccttttttatgtGGAACTTCTGGGTGCAATCAGACAGGCCCTGCCCTGGATCCCAGAGCCGCTCAAATATTTCTCATTGCAGCTGGGCACCATGTCATTTGTAATGAGACACCATGAAGAGAGTGTCCCACAGTGAGGGGACTTGCAATCCTGCCAGTTCATCATCTCCTCCTGAACAGCCcagcctccaccaccacctctgaCAACCTGGGCCTCCTTCCCTACAACTGCCCCCGCCTGCACAGGACAAATCTATCCCTCCTCTTCTTCGTCCATTCAAGGCCAGTCTGGAATTTTCCAAAGTAGCATTCAGGGAGAAACCAACAGCCAACCTCTATGAGCCCTGGACCCCCAGACTCCTCTGTACTTGTTGACCAGCTCCCTGCTCACTAAGTAGTTATTCTTCTGTAAGAAAATCTCAGAGAGCTTCTGAAAGTGGTGGAAGCTGTCCCTGTGAGAGGGCAAGTTGGAAGGAGATGGTTGGGTAATGCAGGTAGggcaaaagggaaaattcaagttCATCCAGGACAGGACTGCCTGGGTGAGGGTCTCTGAAGCTGGGTGACTCTGAGCCCCGTGAGGCCCCAGGGCTCTGGGCAGCTGAGCTCTCAGGTTGGCACAACTGGCCCCCACTCCCAATTCACTGAGCAACTGGCTTTCCCCCACTTAGATTTCAATTGGACAGGGTGTGCTGGTGTGCAGCAGACACTGGACAGGCTCCCGTTTGGACCAATTCTGAAAGCGACAGGGAAGGGAACCCGTCCTGAGGCACAGCGGCCGACCCCAGGCCACAGGGAGATGGAGCGCTCCAGCTCCGCCCAGTCCCTGCCCAGGACCCGCTGCCCAGCACAGCCCAGGCTCACTGAGCGACCCTGGCCAGACGCCCCCTCCCAGGGGGGTGGTCCACCCTGCGTCCTCTGGAGAGAGGCCCGCGCACCTAGACACCTCCTCCCAGGTCTTCTTCAGTCGGTGGATAGAGTTGCTCTGAAGCGCAGAGAGGACAGCGTAGAGTGAGGAGAAATTCTTGAGGATCCTGCACTCCtggggagggagaaagaatggGCCCTGACTCGGAGTAGGGGCCCGCCTGCTCCAACTTCAGCCCCCTCGGCTGCCATCTCTCCTCCTGGATGAGACGCATGCCCAGCGCAGGTTTGCCGTGGGCCCACGGGGTGACACCCACAGGAGGCCTTTTCCTCAACCTAAGAAATGGGCCCCAGCGGGAAGTGAGCGTGCGCCCGGCACACGCAGGGCATGCAGTGCTGCAGGGCGGGGAGGGCCGCGGTCCCGGTGGTGGTAAGTGCGAAGGGGATGCTCCAGGGCTCTGAGAGGCCCCTGCGCGTACCCTGGCCACCTCGATCCAGTGCTCCACCACCCTGGCCCTGTCCAGGGCCTTCGTGCTCCGGTCTCCAAGGCAGGTGGTGATGACGCAGTTGGCTACACGGTTGAACTGGGTCACAGTGGCGCGGATGGTGGGTGCCAGGTGCTCCTTGCCCTTCTTGTCACGCTGGGACCAGATGGAGCCCAGACAGTGGTAGGGCACCACCTTCCTGAACAGCTCCTGGGGAGAAGGGGGTGTTACCTGGCCCCACCCTAGCTCAGCCCAGATCCCGCCATGGTTCCGGGCTCAGGCCAGGGCCCAGTGGTCTCAGGAGGAGCTCAACAGGCTGAGGATGGGCTGTATTCTCTGCTCCCAGAGGGTGCCCAACCCTCGAGTCACCCAGAGCCCAAGGCTAGCAGGGAAGAGAGCTGCATTATCCTGGAGTGCTTGAAATTCACCTCACAGATTCCAGCCCTGGTGGAAGCTCCTGCCTACACAGGTCCAGATGCAACTTGAGCCCCTCCTGGTAATTCCTTCTGGACTTGCTCTAGGTCAGGTGCACGGACTGTGGGGGTCCAGAGGCCCAGCACACATCAGCATCTTTTTGGTACTGATGCTCCAGAACAGCGGGTGAGCCACCTGTGGACTTGGCTGTACCCCAGGGAGCTCTCCTCCACCCACACCAGGTCAGACCCCCAAGGACTTTCTATTTGTTtgttctcatttaatcatcacagtcaGTGTGTGCTGAGTGTGGTTCGTGTCCAGTATCTACTTTCTAGATGGGGAAAATGAGGCCTTGGGGGTTCACAAACTTGTCCAGGCCACAATATTGAGAGTGGAGCTGGGACTGAGACCTGATTCTCAGATTCTGCATCACGGAATGGCAACCTGTAGTGGCAGATCATGGTCTAAAGATGCACTCAGTTCTGCCCTAATGAGCCCTGATGCTCACCACATCCATCAGTGTAAACTGCTCTGCCACCAGCTCAGGAGGAAACGCCAAGAGGTTCGCCTTGTCCTCAGCCCATCCTTGACATCTCAGGCCAGGGGCAGGAAGACTCTGGTGGTGTGGTCAGTCCTTGTGCTGAATTGAGCTCTGGCGGTGGTACCGGTGGAGGCGGCAAAGCTGCCTCCCACTGCAGAGCTGGCAGTACTGATGGTGACGAAGCAGACTGCTGCTCCAGAGTGGGTACAGTGCTGTCAGTAGGTGGTATTGGAGTAGTGCTGGAGCAGATGCTGCCTCCATGGATGTAGCAGGCTCGTCACTCAGAGCGAGTATTGGCGTTCTCTCTGGACATGGCACTGGAGCTTCTTCAAGCTCTAGAGCTGGTGCTTCTGATGTGAATGAAGCAGGCTCTAGCTCTAGTGTGTGCAGTGCCACTCCGCGTGTGTGTGGACCTGCCTCCAGCTCTGAAACAAGTGATCCCGATGGTCTGATGGGCACTTCCCCATCAGAATCACCACTTCCTGGTGCTTCAGTGGATGATGCAGGGGCAGGGAAAGTCTGGTGCTTGTAGGAAATCCTCAGAGCGCTTGTCCAGCCACATCTCCAGGATGGAGCACAGGGTGCTgggggtaggtgggtgggtggcaGAGTCAGATACTGGCCTTTCCTTTCACACTGCCCTCTGAGGACCCTCCTGCTGAAACATCCACTCCAGGAGAACAGGGAAGGCCCAAACCTCCTCTCCCAAAGGGCAGGGGCACAGTCAGCCCGGCCCTCCCTGCCGGGGGCAGACAGGAGTGAGGTCCAGGGCGGACTGGTGAGCCGGCAGCTGACGACCTGCTGCTCTGTGTCTGTGCTAGATGTGGACGGGGCGTCGGGGCtgtggtggggctggggtggggaaaaGGGCAGCCAGAGGCCCAGCACCCCCTCACCCCATGAACAGCGCCCCCTGACCCCTGCCACACGGAGTCCCCTAAACTCAGCCCTCCAGCTGGCTCATAGCATGAGTGGGGCCCAGGGCTCTGCCAGCACCCcgctccccccgcccccgccatCCAACCCACTCCCTTTCCAGGTCACTGGGAAGAACAGCCCCTCCCTGGGTGCCCAGGGCACACTCACTGCCGGGCTTGGTGGCATGCGTCTCACCCGTCACTACCAAGGAGCTTAGGTCCATGCCTAGGGGTGAGGGACGGGGAACAGCGCACTTCAGTCCCGGACCCAGCGGAGCCCAGAAGGCAGGGACTTGGTCTGCTTTGCTCCCCGAGTGAGGCTGAGCGCCTAGAAAAGGGCCTGTGGCAGACACTGCTGTGCCTGCGGTGAGAGAAGGAGCGCTAAGTGCACCTGCCCAGACACAGGGACGGCCGGGGCCCCTCTGCCGGCTGCAGTGAACCCCGCTCTGGCCACACCGAAGACGGGGTCCCCTAAGGGGCGCCTTACACCTCCTTCCGCGGTGAGAAATGACGTAAGTGAGGGAGTGAGGGGAGGCTGGGAGCTGCCCACGGCGAGAGGAGAGCACCGCCTGGGGACCGCCTCTGCCCCTCCAGCCGCCCTGTCTGCTGAGCCAGTCTCCAGGGAAGCACTTTCCCAGTCAGGCCTACAATAGCCCAGGAGGTGGGGCCTCTCACCAACCCACCTTTCAGAGTGGCAAACTGAGGCCAGAGGATGAGGAGGTGACCTTGAGACCCACCGCTGGTGGGGGTAGAGCTGCCAGGGCTCAGGGCCTGGGTGGGGGCTCACCTTTGGGACACCCAGTGTGCTCCTAGGAGGGTGCTGACGCGCATGACGTGCCCTCCTGGAAGGCTGGCACCAGGTACCCCACCAGCTCCTCCTAAGGGCTGCCCTTCACTGTCTGCCCATGCAGCTCTCCTCCCTGGGGGACCGAGTCACTCTTCCTCTGGGAGGATGGTGGGGGACACATGGTGAGTGGCAGCTCCGTGAACCAGGAGGAGGATGTGGGGcgggagcacagccctgccacTCTGCAGCCCTCGGGGACTTGAGGACAGAGGGGTAATGTGTGCCTCTAGCTGAGAAAGGGCCTCTGCTGAGAAGGAGAATTTGAGGTGAGGGCATAATTAAAATATCAAGCCCCGTAAAGTCATTTTTCCTGGCTGAGTCGTCATGGCCCTCCCTGCATTGAGAGCCTGAGTTAAGAGCGTTTTCCTGGCGAGCCCTGAGTATCGGAGCCCACCCTCCGGATGAGAAAGCATCTGCTGGCGGCTCAAGGCGCCGCAGGTCAGGCCCCAGAACAGTTCCCCCCCCGGGCTGCGTGACCTTCCCTCCAGGagccctggggctggggctgcttCCCAGGAGGGAAAGGTCTGGTCAAGTCTCCTTCCTCCCCTGTTTGGAGACCTTGTACCAAGAAGACACAGACTGAGCCGCCCTTTCCTTTCAAGGCAATGAACTgctaatatttctttcttctatctaAAGGTTTGAGAACCTGAGGCCATGGAGACCCCAGACCCGGCAAATGGGCAGATGCCAGGAGTGTCCCTGGAGGGAGAAAAACCCCGCAGGACCAAGGATCCAAACAGAGCCTCAGCGTAGCCAGACCCTCCTGGCAGTAACGACTGCAGGGGCCCCCACTTCACAGGGTCGGGGCAGCAATGCGATGCCTTTTGCTACGCTGACTCCACATCAAGcaaatgtaaaggaatgaaaAGAGCCAGGCTCAGGCAGGATGCAGGGACCCGCCACCATCACAGGCAGCTGGTGGCAACTCAACTGCTGCACCCTTTGGGAAGGTTCTTGGCTCCCGCTGTCACAGTTGCTGTCTGCCATGACCTCTGTGCAGCCCCCTCTCTCCTGGCAGCCTCTCCCTGGGGCCAGCAGGATCAAGGCATTAGGATGCCCAGATGTCCCTGAAAGGGCAGCAGGGAAGCTTCCCTCGAGGCCCAGTAGCACTGAGGACTGGATCACGGCCCTAAGCCACCTCCTTCTGCTCCTGTGTAGCCGAGTCAGGCCTCGGCCTCTGAGCTGGGAAGGTCAAGGGCACCAATAATGCGAGATGGGAGGAACCTTCCTGAATGGAGATCTGTACGGCCTGGAGAAGGCCTGGTAGGACAGGTGTCGATTCCTGCACATGGACATGGGGGCAGGCAGTGGACACAGAAATacaacagggaaatgcaaacataCCTGAAGTGAATCAAGCTTCAGGCTAACCTGAAAGGAAAACCATATGAGAGACTCTTCTCTGACAGTTAAACAAATATGTGGAAAGTGACTTCACCTGGTTGTGGCCGGGCCCTGGGGTGGATGAGCAGTGGAGGTCCAGATGCCTTAGGGAGAAGGCCCCTGGGCCATGGGGCCAGGAATGTCCTGGGAGAGAGCCCAGAGGAGTGACCAGAGTGGGAGCCCAGCCCTATGGCTGTCCCATGTGGTTCAGGATCCCCCTTGGTACCTGCTCACCTGTGGAACCAGCAGTGTCCCTTGCAGATG of the Tamandua tetradactyla isolate mTamTet1 chromosome 2, mTamTet1.pri, whole genome shotgun sequence genome contains:
- the LOC143656244 gene encoding ral guanine nucleotide dissociation stimulator-like, with amino-acid sequence MDVELFRKVVPYHCLGSIWSQRDKKGKEHLAPTIRATVTQFNRVANCVITTCLGDRSTKALDRARVVEHWIEVARECRILKNFSSLYAVLSALQSNSIHRLKKTWEEVSRCAGLSPEDAGWTTPLGGGVWPGSLSFPSDFKWSDVEQDRGHQGRYARGSRMAPSWMLPTPPRLLSARLLCWEPALISAAPCVRLGPAPRQTAGLDL